A window from Fragaria vesca subsp. vesca linkage group LG5, FraVesHawaii_1.0, whole genome shotgun sequence encodes these proteins:
- the LOC101301018 gene encoding uncharacterized protein L728-like: MSAPKLLLGPPKPSNTTTNTATKPPMGRTEKSSATYLSSGNPCLDLFFHIVPDTPSSYINEQLPKSWAHNALTTLKLICNLRGVRGTGKSDKEDFFTAAFWLHNNHPKTLACNLASFASFGCFKDLPEILFRLMEGQDIRKNRKAESHSRSRSKTASRRAFKSRTNKGKRMRYSSRQEPREERVVKATEKAKSEKEKASVLRKQKFADMANKAISRYERDPDYRFLHEKVSDLFATCLKSDLESLKSNERKNISLAAKWCPSLDSSFDRATLLCETIAKKVFPRELFHEYDGVLEEHYRYRVRDRLRKEVLVPLRKALELPEVYMGAQKWRSLPYNRVPSVAMKLYKDTFFKYDIVRFSKYLVDAKAGKTTIAAGALLPHEIIASNANGSDGVAELQWKRLVEDMVKKGKMKNCLAVCDVSGSMGGLPMDVSVALGLLVSELSEKPWKGKVITFSEKPELHFIKGEDLGSKCKFMRDMKAGFNTDFQKVFDLILRVAVKGNLKPDEMIKRVFVFSDMEFDEANPESTWETDYEAIQRKFKRKGYGDVVPQIVFWNLRHSESTPVTEKQPGVAMLSGFSKNLLKLFLNNDGEVNPNMAMELAISGDEYQKLAVVD, encoded by the exons ATGTCAGCTCCAAAACTTCTTCTTGGTCCACCCAAACCATCAAACACCACCACCAACACCGCAACTAAACCTCCGATGGGTCGCACCGAGAAATCCTCCGCCACCTACCTCTCCTCCGGCAACCCTTGCCTCGACCTCTTCTTCCACATCGTACCCGACACCCCCTCCTCTTACATCAACGAACAACTCCCAAAGTCATGGGCTCACAACGCCCTAACTACCCTCAAGCTCATCTGCAACCTCCGTGGCGTCCGCGGCACCGGAAAGTCTGACAAAGAAGACTTCTTCACGGCAGCTTTTTGGCTCCACAACAACCACCCAAAAACCCTAGCCTGCAACCTCGCCTCTTTCGCCTCTTTCGGGTGCTTCAAAGACCTCCCCGAGATTCTCTTCCGCCTTATGGAAGGCCAAGACATAAGAAAGAACCGTAAGGCCGA GTCACATTCTAGGTCAAGATCAAAAACAGCATCTAGGCGAGCGTTTAAGTCGAGAACCAACAAAGGGAAGAGGATGAGGTATAGCAGCCGGCAGGAGCCTAGGGAGGAGAGAGTGGTGAAAGCGACGGAGAAGGCAAAGTCGGAAAAGGAAAAGGCGAGCGTCTTGAGAAAACAAAAGTTCGCCGACATGGCAAACAAGGCCATCTCGAGATACGAGCGTGACCCGGACTACCGGTTCCTGCATGAAAAGGTTTCCGATCTCTTTGCAACTTGCTTGAAATCCGACCTCGAAAGTCTCAAGTCTAATGAGCGCAAAAACATCAGCCTCGCCGCCAAGTGGTGCCCTTCGCTCGACTCGTCTTTCGACCGCGCCACTCTCCTCTGTGAAACGATTGCAAAGAAGGTTTTCCCGCGGGAGTTGTTTCACGAGTACGACGGCGTTTTGGAGGAGCATTACAGGTACAGAGTGAGGGACCGGCTGAGGAAGGAAGTGCTGGTTCCGTTGAGGAAGGCTCTGGAGTTACCAGAGGTTTATATGGGGGCACAAAAATGGAGGTCCCTTCCTTACAATAGGGTCCCCTCTGTGGCCATGAAGCTTTACAAGGATACGTTTTTTAAGTACGACATTGTGAGGTTTTCGAAGTACTTGGTTGATGCAAAGGCAGGGAAGACCACCATTGCGGCCGGGGCGCTGCTGCCGCATGAGATCATTGCCTCAAATGCAAATGGCAGTGACGGCGTGGCGGAGCTTCAGTGGAAGAGGCTGGTGGAGGATATGGTGAAGAAGGGCAAGATGAAGAACTGCTTGGCTGTGTGTGACGTGTCAGGGAGCATGGGAGGGCTTCCTATGGATGTGAGTGTGGCTTTGGGGCTTTTGGTTTCTGAACTGAGCGAGAAACCGTGGAAAGGGAAGGTTATCACGTTTAGTGAGAAGCCAGAGCTGCATTTTATCAAAGGGGAAGATTTGGGGTCGAAGTGTAAGTTTATGAGGGATATGAAGGCGGGGTTCAATACCGATTTTCAGAAGGTGTTTGATTTGATACTTAGAGTAGCTGTGAAGGGGAACTTGAAACCGGATGAGATGATAAAGAGGGTGTTTGTGTTTAGTGACATGGAGTTCGATGAGGCTAATCCGGAGAGTACGTGGGAGACGGATTATGAGGCGATTCAGAGGAAGTTCAAGAGGAAGGGCTATGGGGATGTGGTGCCTCAGATTGTTTTTTGGAATCTGAGGCACTCAGAGTCTACTCCGGTAACGGAGAAGCAACCTGGGGTGGCCATGTTGAGTGGCTTTTCAAAGAATTTGTTGAAGTTGTTCTTGAATAATGATGGGGAAGTTAACCCCAACATGGCCATGGAGTTGGCCATCTCTGGCGATGAGTATCAGAAGCTAGCTGTGGTGGACTGA
- the LOC101314953 gene encoding uncharacterized protein LOC101314953: MATANPFDLLGDDDNDDVSQLAAKVVVPAAAVQPKKGAQAPAAQPAKSAKLPTKPPPPAQAVREGGRGGGRGGGRGFGGEGRGYGGEGRGYGRGRGGGGSGGGYGGYNRERSNDENTNGFSGGGYSKPEEGDRDVSERRGGYGGPRGSFRGGRRGGFGNGEDAEGERPRRTFDRRSGTGRGSDFKRDGAGRGNWGTPTDEIASEVEPGTEVEKDVDAEKPLGENEAADANKENAEDEPKEKEPEEKEMTLEEYEKVLEEKRKALAALKTEERKVDLDKELKSMQQLSSKKTNDEIFIKLGSEKDKRKEAAEKEERAKKVVSINEFLKPAEGESQRHYSGRNRGRGGRGSRGGYSGEGHGGHSSNANAKPAPSIADTALFPSLGGK, from the exons ATGGCAACCGCGAACCCTTTCGATCTCTTGGGAGATGACGACAACGACGACGTCAGTCAACTTGCGGCTAAGGTGGTGGTTCCTGCCGCCGCCGTCCAGCCCAAGAAGGGCGCTCAGGCCCCAGCTGCTCAGCCTGCTAAGTCGGCTAAGCTCCCCACCAAGCCTCCCCCGCCTGCTCAGGCTG TGAGGGAAGGTGGACGTGGAGGTGGCCGTGGCGGCGGGCGTGGGTTTGGTGGTGAGGGCCGTGGGTATGGCGGCGAGGGACGTGGGTATGGTCGTGGACGTGGTGGAGGTGGAAGTGGTGGTGGATATGGTGGGTATAATCGGGAGCGTAGCAATGATGAGAACACCAATGGTTTCTCAGGTGGAGGGTACAGCAAACCTGAGGAGGGAGATAGGGATGTTTCTGAAAGGCGTGGAGGCTATGGAGGGCCTCGTGGTTCCTTCCGTGGCGGACGCCGTGGTGGCTTTGGCAACGGTGAGGATGCTGAAGGGGAGCGTCCTCGGAGGACATTTGACCGTCGCAGTGGAACTGGACGTGG AAGTGACTTTAAACGTGATGGAGCTGGTCGTGGGAATTGGGGAACTCCCACTGATGAAATTGCTTC GGAGGTGGAGCCTGGCACTGAAGTCGAGAAGGATGTTGATGCTGAGAAGCCGTTGGGAGAGAACGAGGCTGCTGATGCCAACAAGGAGAATGCTGAGGATGAGCCAAAAGAGAAGGAGCCTGAGGAGAAG GAGATGACTTTGGAAGAGTATGAGAAGGTTCTTGAAGAGAAGAGGAAGGCTCTGGCTGCACTGAAAACTGAGGAGAGGAAGGTTGACTTGGACAAAGAGTTGAAGTCTATGCAGCAGCTCTCAAGCAAGAAGACAAATGATGAAATCTTTATCAAGCTG GGTTCTGAAAAGGATAAAAGGAAGGAAGCTGCTGAGAAGGAGGAGAGAGCCAAGAAG GTTGTTAGCATAAATGAATTCCTGAAGCCTGCTGAAGGGGAGAGCCAGAGGCACTACAGTGGTCGTAATCGGGGCCGTGGAGGCCGTGGTTCAAGAGGTGGATACAGTGGAGAAGGACATGGAGGTCACTCGAGCAATGCCAATGCCAAACCAGCACCCTCCATTGCAGATACTGCGCTCTTTCCATCTCTCGGTGGCAAATGA
- the LOC101315241 gene encoding uncharacterized protein LOC101315241 isoform 1: MFISKQVKQSLYISVSLALVIIVVPLFLSLNPSAPDSKQEKTPMATNAFGVKVEKNPTQSQLTELGVTTWPKWECGPSKFPWSFTATETMYLLKGKVNVEVDGHEGSFEIGAGDLVVFPKGMKVTWDVIEGVNKHYSLEK, translated from the exons ATGTTCATATCAAAGCAAGTCAAGCAATCCCTATACATCTCTGTATCTCTAGCACTAGTAATAATTGTAGTCCCACTCTTTCTCTCCCTCAATCCCTCAGCACCAGACTCAAAGCAAGAGAAAACCCCAATGGCCACCAACGCATTTGGCGTGAAGGTTGAAAAGAATCCAACTCAATCCCAACTCACTGAGCTTGGAGTCACCACATGGCCAAA GTGGGAATGCGGTCCAAGCAAATTCCCATGGAGCTTCACTGCTACAGAGACTATGTACTTGCTGAAGGGGAAGGTGAATGTAGAAGTAGACGGGCATGAAGGATCTTTTGAGATTGGGGCAGGTGATTTGGTTGTTTTCCCTAAAGGAATGAAGGTCACCTGGGATGTCATTGAAGGTGTGAACAAGCACTATAGCTTGGAGAAGTAA